The Brassica napus cultivar Da-Ae chromosome C7, Da-Ae, whole genome shotgun sequence genomic interval TCCAATGACGGATTCGCCCTTCCCCAACCAAACTCTTCTTCCTAATCATTCTCTTCTTTTTGCTATTAAGGAGTGGAGATCATCACATGCAATTACATAGAAAAAAGGTTCAAAGTTACAAGGCAAACTCTCTCGTCGATTAACATGCAtcattgtgtttgtttttacaCCATTCTTTGCGCACACATACCACACACGACTACACGAATAGGTAGATGATGTTTATACATATTGAAAAGATTGGAGTTTTGTACGTAAAATTAGTGACcttatttgtcaaaaaaaaaaaaccttattcGTTTTAGTGTACAAATAGGTTATAGGTTTTGACTGCGCACTTGCAGGGAAAGATAATACAGTAGTattggtttttgttttatcatattttcttgTATTGTATTTGTacatgtctatatatatatatattttccaaaaataaacaTAACGTTTAGTTTTGTTGAATACTATAAATGAAACTTGATTGATAAAAACATAGCTGGAAAAAAGTATTCAAATTCAATTTGCATGGGAAAGGTACATTTTTCTAATCTTTAGTTGTGAAAGATTTATTCAAGATATATGATAGGATCGTAAAGTTGGCCTATATGGTTCCCATTAAGAAGATACTCGTATCTTTTATTATTCTGTTTGGTCCAACCACTTTTGCTTTTTTCTTAACACCTATCGGTCCCATTGGAAAAAGAATAGTCTCAAGACTCTCAAAAATGGTATGTAGAAAATAATTGATTTGTAAATTTTGTGACTTTTTTCAAGTACGATTTTATTGAATATAAATGTTGCCTAGGTTAATAAATATCAGTATACGTATACAAATCTGGTTATGTGATATTGTCAAGAGTCAAGACACCTAGATAGGCCATTAAATAGTGTGGGTTCTATACAGACCAGTAAACCAATGATACATTatacatcgattttttttcccCAAGAAAGACATAATAAATGGTGTGTgatatgttacaaaaaaaaaaaattggtgtgtGATATTGTCAAGACCTAACCTAGCTTATTCTGGTAAGGAATACAGACTAGTAAAccagttgatcaaaaaaaaaaagaatacagaTTAGTAAACCAATAACTACATGATTTTCATATCAAATATACAGACACTAGTAAACCCTTTGTAAATTGTAACCATTGCATGCATTGACCGTGTTTTAGAATGGGTCAATGTAATAAAATTAACCAGTAAAAATCTTGACAAATTGTTCATAATTCATAAAGCAACGTTTCAAGTGAGTTGTGACTGTTGAAAGCCTGTGGCATGAAGGGTCCCCTCTCCAACCTTTGATATGGCAGTATGTGACAATTGCGTGCGGGAGTGGGACTATATAAGGACTATACGTTGTGGAAGGATAGATTGTCAttagattatttaaaattttctacaatTGTTTGGCTAGTAATATACATAAACAAATCTCTTGATGATTATTAATCATGCCTAAGTATAATTCAATTACAAATCGTGTTGTCCGTGATCATTTTGATTCTCCTTTGTTGATTTTCCACGTCTAGTTCTAGCAAGTCTAACACTACAAGAGAGTAAACTAGTCCTTCCAATAAATTGACCTAATACAAATTGGATATCAGTAGGTCATAAACACATGCAATTGGTtgggaactttttttttttttttttttgattaatctGGAGGGATTTCCACCCCCAGAGGCCAACCCCTCAGCGCGAGGCAGACCATTTGGTATTATGGGGAATTAGATACCCCAATTGTCTGGCCAGCGGTTCGAACCCGGATGCGTATCGAGGCCGAAGCTCTCTCAACAGCACCAGGCCAATCCCGCTGGTTAATTGGTTGGGAACGAGAATAAAATAATAGCAAGGAAAATAAGACACAAGTCCACGTTAATACAACTATAAGTAACATGTTTTCAGATCTACATTTATATGAATTAACTTTCCCTTAAATACactaatcattttattttcttcacacACTACTGTGaacaaaaatattagttttttcctttttttttttttttgctttttcattttttttattctctcaACTTAAAAAGGAAACCTTTCCTCAAAATAAATCAAGCTTTAAATCTCTCATTTTACTACCCAAAAACAGAGAACGAAACCTTTCCAATGAGATGAGAACGCATTTGCTAAAACTGATACTTTTAGTATCTCTATCAACTACATTCTTGATCGGAATCTCCATCGTGGTGATCTTCATCCtctgcagaagaagaagaacaacaacagAGTCCAATGACCTCCAACACGACGTCGAATCTCCTTACGAGAAACAAGACTTCTCCGGGTCAGaaacagaggaggaggaggaggagcttgTCATCTTCGAAGGAGGAGAAGATCTCACCATCTGCGACATCCTCGAAGCTCCCGGAGAAGTCATCGGCAAATCAAGCTACGGAACACTATACCAAGCGAGTTTGAAGCGAAGTGGGAAAGTCAGAGTTCTTAGGTTCCTTCGACCTTTATGTGCAGTGAGATCGGATCCAGAGGAGTTTGATGGCGTCATCGAGTCGCTTGGATTTGTCAGACATGATAACTTGGTTCCTTTGTTAGGTTTCTACGTTGGAAACAGAGGAGAGAAGCTTATGATTCATCCCTTCTTCGCCTCCGGGAATCTCTCCGAGTTCATTAGATGTAAGTCTCTCTGTTCTTCTCAAAACGCAAAAAGATTAAAGACGCaaacttttagttttttttttctcgaagaAAAGTAAATAACTTTTTTAGTATCTGTGTTCTCTCTTCTCGTTGGTTCTTGATTTCTGTGTATTGCTTTTGTTTCCTGAGTTCTCGGTTTCCCGGGAAAATGGTAAAACAGTTATCAATGCATTTAAGAAAAAGTTACCGTTATCAATATCTTCTACTCCGTCCATTTGTATAAatgttttgagaaaaaaattgtttcatacaaaatagttttgttagattttttatgcatagttcatcatttttttttgttaaattgaaaaaaattctaattaaaGTTATTTTATCTCAATTATTTCTatacataaatcaaaatttattcgttgatcaaacagaaaaaatcaaaatttattattatgcattaattatttcttaatatgagaaagtttaaaaatttataattgtgAAACCGAGTGAGTATTACTTGCATCAATTCATTTGGTAACTGTAATGATCCTAAAACTAAACGAAATGGTCTGATCTTTATTGATCCTAAAACTACAATTATTGATCTATCTTTTGTCGGTAACTACTTTTTTTTAGTCACGTCCCACTTTCTTATGCTACGCCATGAAAGACAAAAACTTTATAGATCTCGTTTTAAAAAACATCGAAATCAGCAAAAGCATTGTCATTAGTTTTCTATTAGTATTATTAACCATGTGCTTAAAAAATTGCATAGTTTTGGCAGGTGGAGAACTTGAATCACACAAATGGAGCAACATCTTGAGCATCACCACTGGAATAGCCAAAGCTCTTGACCATCTCCACACAGGAATGCAGAAACCTATCGTTCACGGGAACCTCAAGTCCAAAAACGTTCTCTTGGACCAGAGTTTTAGGCCAAGAGTCTCTGATTTCGGCTTGCATTTGCTCTTGAATCTTGCGGCTGGGCAAGAGATACTAGAGGCTTCAGCTGGAGAAGGGTATAAAGCGCCTGAGTTGATTAAGATGAAGGAAGTGAGCAAGGAGAGCGATGTTTACAGTTTCGGTGTGATCATGCTTGAGTTGGTTTCGAGTAAACTGCCAACGAACAAGAGTTCAACTACTAGTTCTGTTCTTGACCATGAGAAATTATTGGATTTGTGCCGTTCTGAGATTCTTGGCAGATGTGGTGAGGAAGATGTGACCAAAGAGTATGTTCTTGAATACATTGAGCTGGCGATGTCTTGTTGCTCTCCATCGCCTTCTATTAGACCGAGCTTCAAGCAAGTGTTGAGGAAACTTGAAGAGATCAAGAAATGATGCCTAGTAGCAAACTGACTAATCTGCGGTACAAACAAGCCAAGAGAAAGTTTTGAATCTTTCAATCATTCAGATACTTTCACCATCGATAACAGCGTAGAGCAGATGATTCAGGGGAGAAAGAGCCTTCTTGAACAAAATTTCACCAGGGGATGATACAATACATATCACATGTTCTAGACTGTTGATACTTACACAGAAGAAATTTTGCTTAGGCAGGACTTCCAGAATAGTGGAAGATATTTTCAGATGCCAACAAGGGACTCAAGGAACTTCACAAGGCCTTCAGTAAACCCAAGAACATCATCAAATGGCTTGAAAGTAACACACAGTTTCTTGAATGTAACGTCCTTAAAGTTGTTTCTCATAGCATTGTGTGCAGTATATGCAGCAAGATTATTATTCAATGCTTTTTACTCTTTATTTTCTCCATCAAATCATTCAAAACTCTGTATATATCATCCTTCTGGGGATGGTGTTGATCCCCAGAGCAAAACTTGTGGATTTGACCTCCAATGGTAATCCAGCTCAGTCCAGGTTCTTTTCTCATGGCTTGAGAGTTCATCACATTCCTTACACTCAACTCAGCTTCAACATTCCCAGCTTCTCTGTACGCGTTTGACAAGAGAACAAGCGCAGCTGAATCTTCCGGGTTATAACAAACAACCTTTCGAGCCGCAATCTTAGCCAACTGAATGTCCCCATGGACCCTACACGCTCCAAGCAACGTCGACCAGACTTTCACATCAGGCTCTATAGGCATCTTCGTTATAAACTCCCATGCTTCGGATAGACGTCCCACACGCCCCAGGATATCAACCACGCAAGCATAATGTTCAATCTCCGGGACGAGCCCGTATTTATCCTCCATCAAGTGAAAACACCTCAGGCCTTCGTCCACTAGTCCTCCGTGGCTGCAAGCAAAGAGAAGACATAGGAACGTAACAGAGTTTGGTTTGGGAAAAACTAGCTCCTCCATCTTTCGAAAGAGTCTTAGCGCATCTTTAGCCATGCCGTGTTGGGCGTATCCAGATATCATGGCGGTCCACGAGACGACATCAGGGTCTTTCAGAGATTCAAAGACCTTGATTGCGTCTCTCACGCTACCGCACTTCGCATACATGTCGATGAGAGCACTCTCGACGCATTTGTCTGTAGCAAAGCCAGTTTTGAGCGTCAAGCTGTGTACTTGCTGCCCGTATTCAAGAAAACAGAGGCTAGCACATGATGCAAGCACAGATGAAAACGTAATCTGGTTCGGTTGAAACCCCGTTTCTCTCATCTGGGAGAAAACGCTTAGTGCTTCCTCCTCCCATTCAGAAGACTGAGAGTAGGCTGTCACAAGCGTTGTCCATGAGATCTGGTTCGCTTCCTCTCTAGTAACGTCGAAAAGCTTCCTCATCGCTCCAAGCTCACCACATTTGGCGTATGCATCCATCAAGGCGTTGAAAAGACTCATCACACCAGTCGTTTCTCCCCCACCTTTCACGATCATTCCATGAACCTGCTTTACATATTCTAAAGACTTCATGTCAGCAATTGAATTCAACGCACTGCAATACGTGTATACATCTCGCTTGACATCGTTCCGACACATTCTAAGGAACAGCAACACCGCTTCTTCTCCCTCCCTAGAACTTGTATAACCAGATAACAAAGCGTTCCACGGTAAATTCACTCCTCCGCATCCAGAGAAACTCGACTCGAAAACCGACCTCGCTTCGGTTAAGCATCCACATTTCGCAAACATATCAATCAAAGCTGTTCCCACGTGGATGTTTGGCTGCACACCCATCTCTAACGCAACACGAGTAATGTATCTACCTTTCTCAGCATCTCCCAGCTTCCCAATAGCTTTGGATACGCTTATAAAACAAGGCACGTTCGGTCTAATCCCTTCCTCCAGCATCCTCGAGAAACTAACGTACGCTTCCGAGTAAAAACCGTTCGACACAAACCCTGATATCATCGCATTCCATGAAACCTCGTTACGACTCTCCATGGAGCTAAACACCTTACGGGAATCCCCAACCCTCCCCAGCTTAGCGTACACGCTAAGCAAAGACGTGTTAACAAACGTGAGAGACGAGAACCCGCGGATCACAACCTGAGCGTGAACCATTTCACAGAGAGTAACGCCGTCCAGGCAACAAGTACACGCCTGCGCTGCAGCGGAAAGAGCGTATTCATCGGGGGAAACACCACAGCAGAGCATCTCGACGAAGTAGCCAAACCCGTCGCGGTGAAACCCGTTCTCTGTAGCTCCGACTATTAACACGGTCCACGAGAAAACACTCTTGTGGGGAATTTCGTCGAACACCTGGCGTGCAGAGCCGAAGTCTGAGGTTTTTGAATACGCGATGACCATTTGATTCAACAGTAACGTCAAGGACTTCGACGTAAAGTGAGATTTGGTGACGATCCCGTGAATCGATTTCGTTTTTTGAAGAGAGTTTTTATCTGCAGCATCTCGTAAAAGCTCTGTCAGTGATGTGACTGGGTAAGATGATGAGATTGAGATTTCTTGAGGCTTTAGCTTAATCTGTGATGAGGTTCCTGTCTGGAACACGAGATCTCGTCATGAATGAAAAAAAGGAAGCTACTTTAAAGATAAGAAgtacagagaaagagagagttcttaCAGATGATGGGGTTTCTGGTAGTTTAATGGTCAGAGGAAACGATATCCCGACAGAGGAGCTCATCTCAGATGTTCTGTCAGTAACAGAGGATTCCGGCAAGGAGTCAGAGATTTTACACGTTCAACAAACTAAAAAGGTTATAAAACGGCAAGCAGTGCTATCATATTTAATAAGGACGGCAgggttttctttgttttgtatgTCTTCTGAGTTTTATAATCATTGCCAGAACTGTTTATCCATTTCCCGCATATATCAGAAAGCTCTTGAATTTGTGTAACGAGTAACGACAACAATATAATTTACTAGTTTTTCTATTaaagatctgtttttttttactagttTTCTCCACTAAAATCAATTCTACACGGAGATTCGATTCTAAGCTGTTTCAGTCCCACGATCTCGGATTTGTTCTCTCCGTACGTACGAATGGAAGCTTCGATTTCGTTAATTGGGTCAACTACAAAGCCTAACCTTTCATCACTTATTATCCCTTCTTCTTCCATCGTCCTCCATCCTCGTCTCCCTCTTCCTGCTTTGAGGCTGAAGAAAGTCTCAGTCTTTCCTCGAATCTCCCACCGTAACCGCCTCATCAGAGCTCAGTGCTCAGATGGGTTGAGACCAGAGGAAGACGATGGGTTTGTGCTAGAAGACGTCCCTCACTTGACAACCTTCCTCCCTGATTTGCCGGTAATCTTACTTTCCTGTTTCTGTCTCGTTAGTGCATAGAAGAAGCTTATGGTATGTCTGTAATGAGTTTTTACATTTAAAGGTAATAACTTTTTCTCTTGGGTATATAAGATTTTgcttaatttgtttttgatgtCACAGTCGTACCCAAATCCATTGAAGGAAAGCCAAGCATACGCCATTGTTAAGTAAGTTAAACTTCTTTCTACATGGCATTAGTAAGTAAACTAGTATTGTCTTGTAATGTAATGTAATGTAATGTTTATGGCTGTTTCTGTAGGCGAACCTTTGTCAGTTCCGAAGATGTGGTTGCACAAAACGTAAGCTTTGATGTTTTTATCCCCTAAGCTTCTTCTTTAATTTTGCTTGCTCaagtttcttcttcatctttcagATTGTAGTCCAGAAGGGAAGTAAGCGAGGAGTACACTTTAGGCGAGCAGGGCCTCGAGAAAGAGTAtgtttttttgaacttttcgtaaaaaaatataaaacctgttttaagtttttttttttttttttcgcagGTGTACTTCAGATCAGATGAAGTAAAAGCTTGCATAGTGACGTGTGGGGGCTTGTGCCCTGGGATTAATACGGTTATACGGGAGATTGTATGTGGATTGAACAATATGTATGGAGTCAGTAATATTCTCGGCATTCAGGGAGGATATAAAGGCTTTTATTCTAAAAACACTATGACCTTGACGCCTAAAGTGGTTAATGATATTCATAAACGTGGTGGCACTTTTCTTCAAACCTCGAGAGGAGGACATGATACAGCCAAGATTGTTGATAACATTCAAGATAGAGGAATAAATCAGGTAGTTAACATAAACTaataaccatttttttttcttctatttaggCTAGTCTTTGGACTAAGCCATAGCTTTCAGGTGTATATTATTGGAGGTGATGGGACTCAAAAGGGTGCAGAGAAGATTTACCAGGTGATTTGATTTCATCATCACTTGTTAGTAGTTGTTGTGTATATGTAACATTAAGTAATTAAATTGTGAAGGAAGTGGAGAGGCGTGGGCTTCAGGTGGCGGTTTCTGGCATCCCCAAGACAATTGATAATGATATTGCTGTAAGAAGTCTTTCATCTTTGAGGACTATTTTGATCTCGTATGGAGTTTCTTATAcatctatcttcttcttcatccaatGTTTTAGGTGATTGACAAATCCTTTGGGTTTGACACTGCTGTTGAGGAAGCTCAGAGAGCTATCAATGCTGCACATGTAGAAGTGGAGAGCGTGGAGAATGGAGTTGGTATTGTTAAACTCATGGGCAGATACAGCGGTGAATATTCTTGTGgtctctacttttttttttttttttttttttttttttttttttgtgaatctgaaggttaaaaaatttttttggtACAAATTTTCTGCAGGTTTTATTGCAATGATTGCAACTTTAGCGAACCGTGATGTGGTAACAATAAACACTCTTTTTGATTGTTAAAAATTGTCACAATTAAAGTTTCTTCTATATAGTGGCGTTAGTAACAATGGAATGTGGGCAGGATTGTTGCCTGATTCCAGAGTCTCCATTCTACCTTGAAGGAAAAGGTGGGCTGTTTGAGTTTGTAGAACAACGACTCAAAGAGAATAGCCACATGGTTATTGTGATAGCCGAAGGAGCTGGGCAGGACTATGTTGCTCAAAGCATGCGTGCTTCTGAAACTAAAGATGCGTCAGGAAATAGACTCTTGCTTGATGTTGGTCTGTGGTTGACTCAACAGATTAAGGTTAGAAAATGGTTTCTAagttgtttgttgttgttttttttttttcagaaacatTCGAGATGAGTTTTTGTGAACACAACGTTGCAGGATCATTTCACAAATGTTCGGAAAATGACTATAAACATGAAGTACataggtatatatatatcttcagaTTCATTGTCTCTGTCTTGTTAATGATCTTATTCATTGAACacattttactttttgttattGCAGATCCGACGTATATGATAAGAGCAATTCCGAGTAACGCGTCAGATAATGTCTATTGCACTCTTCTTGCTCAAAGTGCACTTCATGGAGCAATGGCTGGGTACTCAGGTTTCACCGTTGGACCAGTTAACAGCAGACATGCTTACATCCCTATTTCTGTAAGCTTTACACAATTTTTACTTAATCATTGAGGAGTCATATATAATAATTCAATGACTTT includes:
- the LOC106400744 gene encoding ATP-dependent 6-phosphofructokinase 4, chloroplastic isoform X1, whose protein sequence is MEASISLIGSTTKPNLSSLIIPSSSIVLHPRLPLPALRLKKVSVFPRISHRNRLIRAQCSDGLRPEEDDGFVLEDVPHLTTFLPDLPSYPNPLKESQAYAIVKRTFVSSEDVVAQNIVVQKGSKRGVHFRRAGPRERVYFRSDEVKACIVTCGGLCPGINTVIREIVCGLNNMYGVSNILGIQGGYKGFYSKNTMTLTPKVVNDIHKRGGTFLQTSRGGHDTAKIVDNIQDRGINQVYIIGGDGTQKGAEKIYQEVERRGLQVAVSGIPKTIDNDIAVIDKSFGFDTAVEEAQRAINAAHVEVESVENGVGIVKLMGRYSGEYSCGFIAMIATLANRDVDCCLIPESPFYLEGKGGLFEFVEQRLKENSHMVIVIAEGAGQDYVAQSMRASETKDASGNRLLLDVGLWLTQQIKDHFTNVRKMTINMKYIDPTYMIRAIPSNASDNVYCTLLAQSALHGAMAGYSGFTVGPVNSRHAYIPISRVTEVTNTVKLTDRMWARLLASTNQPSFLTGAGALQNVIDMETQDKIDNMKISSI
- the LOC106410061 gene encoding pentatricopeptide repeat-containing protein At3g53360, mitochondrial-like isoform X2, which codes for MVIAYSKTSDFGSARQVFDEIPHKSVFSWTVLIVGATENGFHRDGFGYFVEMLCCGVSPDEYALSAAAQACTCCLDGVTLCEMVHAQVVIRGFSSLTFVNTSLLSVYAKLGRVGDSRKVFSSMESRNEVSWNAMISGFVSNGFYSEAYVSFSRMLEEGIRPNVPCFISVSKAIGKLGDAEKGRYITRVALEMGVQPNIHVGTALIDMFAKCGCLTEARSVFESSFSGCGGVNLPWNALLSGYTSSREGEEAVLLFLRMCRNDVKRDVYTYCSALNSIADMKSLEYVKQVHGMIVKGGGETTGVMSLFNALMDAYAKCGELGAMRKLFDVTREEANQISWTTLVTAYSQSSEWEEEALSVFSQMRETGFQPNQITFSSVLASCASLCFLEYGQQVHSLTLKTGFATDKCVESALIDMYAKCGSVRDAIKVFESLKDPDVVSWTAMISGYAQHGMAKDALRLFRKMEELVFPKPNSVTFLCLLFACSHGGLVDEGLRCFHLMEDKYGLVPEIEHYACVVDILGRVGRLSEAWEFITKMPIEPDVKVWSTLLGACRVHGDIQLAKIAARKVVCYNPEDSAALVLLSNAYREAGNVEAELSVRNVMNSQAMRKEPGLSWITIGGQIHKFCSGDQHHPQKDDIYRVLNDLMEKIKSKKH
- the LOC106410061 gene encoding pentatricopeptide repeat-containing protein At3g53360, mitochondrial-like isoform X1; amino-acid sequence: MSSSVGISFPLTIKLPETPSSTGTSSQIKLKPQEISISSSYPVTSLTELLRDAADKNSLQKTKSIHGIVTKSHFTSKSLTLLLNQMVIAYSKTSDFGSARQVFDEIPHKSVFSWTVLIVGATENGFHRDGFGYFVEMLCCGVSPDEYALSAAAQACTCCLDGVTLCEMVHAQVVIRGFSSLTFVNTSLLSVYAKLGRVGDSRKVFSSMESRNEVSWNAMISGFVSNGFYSEAYVSFSRMLEEGIRPNVPCFISVSKAIGKLGDAEKGRYITRVALEMGVQPNIHVGTALIDMFAKCGCLTEARSVFESSFSGCGGVNLPWNALLSGYTSSREGEEAVLLFLRMCRNDVKRDVYTYCSALNSIADMKSLEYVKQVHGMIVKGGGETTGVMSLFNALMDAYAKCGELGAMRKLFDVTREEANQISWTTLVTAYSQSSEWEEEALSVFSQMRETGFQPNQITFSSVLASCASLCFLEYGQQVHSLTLKTGFATDKCVESALIDMYAKCGSVRDAIKVFESLKDPDVVSWTAMISGYAQHGMAKDALRLFRKMEELVFPKPNSVTFLCLLFACSHGGLVDEGLRCFHLMEDKYGLVPEIEHYACVVDILGRVGRLSEAWEFITKMPIEPDVKVWSTLLGACRVHGDIQLAKIAARKVVCYNPEDSAALVLLSNAYREAGNVEAELSVRNVMNSQAMRKEPGLSWITIGGQIHKFCSGDQHHPQKDDIYRVLNDLMEKIKSKKH
- the LOC106400744 gene encoding ATP-dependent 6-phosphofructokinase 4, chloroplastic isoform X2, with product MEASISLIGSTTKPNLSSLIIPSSSIVLHPRLPLPALRLKKVSVFPRISHRNRLIRAQCSDGLRPEEDDGFVLEDVPHLTTFLPDLPSYPNPLKESQAYAIVKRTFVSSEDVVAQNIVVQKGSKRGVHFRRAGPRERVYFRSDEVKACIVTCGGLCPGINTVIREIVCGLNNMYGVSNILGIQGGYKGFYSKNTMTLTPKVVNDIHKRGGTFLQTSRGGHDTAKIVDNIQDRGINQVYIIGGDGTQKGAEKIYQEVERRGLQVAVSGIPKTIDNDIAVIDKSFGFDTAVEEAQRAINAAHVEVESVENGVGIVKLMGRYSGFIAMIATLANRDVDCCLIPESPFYLEGKGGLFEFVEQRLKENSHMVIVIAEGAGQDYVAQSMRASETKDASGNRLLLDVGLWLTQQIKDHFTNVRKMTINMKYIDPTYMIRAIPSNASDNVYCTLLAQSALHGAMAGYSGFTVGPVNSRHAYIPISRVTEVTNTVKLTDRMWARLLASTNQPSFLTGAGALQNVIDMETQDKIDNMKISSI
- the LOC106410062 gene encoding putative kinase-like protein TMKL1 isoform X1, coding for MRTHLLKLILLVSLSTTFLIGISIVVIFILCRRRRTTTESNDLQHDVESPYEKQDFSGSETEEEEEELVIFEGGEDLTICDILEAPGEVIGKSSYGTLYQASLKRSGKVRVLRFLRPLCAVRSDPEEFDGVIESLGFVRHDNLVPLLGFYVGNRGEKLMIHPFFASGNLSEFIRFLAGGELESHKWSNILSITTGIAKALDHLHTGMQKPIVHGNLKSKNVLLDQSFRPRVSDFGLHLLLNLAAGQEILEASAGEGYKAPELIKMKEVSKESDVYSFGVIMLELVSSKLPTNKSSTTSSVLDHEKLLDLCRSEILGRCGEEDVTKEYVLEYIELAMSCCSPSPSIRPSFKQVLRKLEEIKK
- the LOC106410062 gene encoding putative kinase-like protein TMKL1 isoform X2, whose translation is MRTHLLKLILLVSLSTTFLIGISIVVIFILCRRRRTTTESNDLQHDVESPYEKQDFSGSETEEEEEELVIFEGGEDLTICDILEAPGEVIGKSSYGTLYQASLKRSGKVRVLRFLRPLCAVRSDPEEFDGVIESLGFVRHDNLVPLLGFYVGNRGEKLMIHPFFASGNLSEFIRCGELESHKWSNILSITTGIAKALDHLHTGMQKPIVHGNLKSKNVLLDQSFRPRVSDFGLHLLLNLAAGQEILEASAGEGYKAPELIKMKEVSKESDVYSFGVIMLELVSSKLPTNKSSTTSSVLDHEKLLDLCRSEILGRCGEEDVTKEYVLEYIELAMSCCSPSPSIRPSFKQVLRKLEEIKK